GTTCCGCAGGCATGGTCCACAGAACTGTCCTCGCACACCACAGCAACCCTGGTTCCGACACACTGTCTTGGTGTCAATGGTCTTTTGTCGACACTGATGGCACGTGTTACCCTACAGGGGGAAGGCAGTGAGCAGGTGAACACAGAGATATGCTGATGCCCAATGAGGCCAGATGCCATCATGTGCATTTCcaagtatatgaagaaatacccctGTCTCCTCGAATCAAGCAGGACTGTTTTCCTAAGAACCACAGCATTGTCTCTAGACCggggtccccagcccccaggctaGAACCAGTCTGTAGCCTGTTTGGaaccgggctgcacagcaggaagtgagcagcGGACGggcgagcattaccgcctgagctctgcctcctgtcagatcagcagcagcattagattctcataggagcacaaaccaaACCCTCTATTGTGAattgcacatgtgagggatctaggttgtgcaccctttatgagaatctaatgcccgatgatctgaggtggaacagtttcatcctgaaaccatccccttcCTGCCCCCcaaatccatggaaaaattgtctttcacaaaaccagtccctggtgccaaaaaggttggggaccactgctctagaaTGTAACCATCACAGGTCTGTGGCCAGAGAAGCATATTAGGTCAGATGAGGCTGAGCAGAGACCCAGAAGGAATGAAATGATCAGGCTGTCAGGAAGAGAGACCAGAGAAAAGCTTGAGGCAGGGGTGGCAGAGCCCCTGAAAGGTGACAGCTGACTGAGGGGCAATGAGCCTTGGGTGGCATCACCTCGGCCCCAGCCTAGCTCTGCAGACCTGGATATCTTCAATGtgagatctatttttttttaaatattggcaaCTATATTTAAAACTTGACAGTGTCCCGTTACATatccagaaaaacacaaaaatgcagAACGCAAAGCCTCCCTCTAAATCACCATTTAGAAGAAATTTAACCCATTTCCTACCAAAGATATTCTGCCAAACTTTATTTTCTATGGTTATATTACCCCCCAAATATACTTTTTTCAATATTTAGAACATAAAACTATATACTTAAACCATAACAGTTACATATAAAAATCCCTTTTAAACTATACCGTTCCCTTCCCCCAGATTCTACGCATCCCTAAGACAGACCACTGTCCAGATGGGAATTACTGCACTAGGCTGCCTCCCCTTTCCCAGGTACAGCTGACCTTTGACCCTCCAATTCAGAGCCTGGCTCTGAGCCCTTGGTGAGATGGCATAAGCCCTGATAGAGTTTAAAAACAAGTGAGATTTCAATACCAATGCCTTAGACTCCCAATAAGAATGACAATCATGCAAATTACTCATAATATATACTTTACCAGAACTTTATCATAGATTTTATCTCGAACAGTTATGGCAACATTTTCTAAGTCCTCTTCGGTGATATCCTCCACTGGCCGAAAAGAAGATATACGGTGACGTCGTCTGTACTCCCGGCATTTCCCCTGAACAATGAACACAAGCAGAACATGGATGAGATGTGTTGAGcagttataaaaaaattataaatattttaaactctcaAAGATCTAGCACCATTAATGTTAACCCCGTCCCTCTTCTATTTCCCTGCAGCCATTTAGTTATTTACGGAGCTCCTGCCACCTGCCAAGCTTCCTTCTCAGCAAGGCGATACAATCATAAAGGAGGAACTCAAGGTTTTTGGTTCTTTGCTGTAAACTCTGTGGAGAGGTGAACCACACTGAACAGCCAAACCCACAAATGGGTCCACAGTTGCTCCCTCCAAactgaaagcgcttgaaacgcCTCATGCCTAAAACAGAAAGGCAAGGAGGAATCACTGCACTTTTCCACAAAGTGGACACCACAAAGCTGACTGGAGCTGTGGACAGGCTTTTATTGCCTGCAGCAGAGATTAAAGCAGGGTCCTAACAAATGAGCTGCTTCTCAGCTCGGCTTGGATAAAAGACTCTCTCTGTGACCTCCAGCTTAGACCAGCGCTGCTTCTCAAAATGTGATCTCAGGAGCAATGGCatcacctgggaagcagagagaaATGCAAGTTCTCAGCTGCCGCAGACCCACGGGGTCAGAACCAGCCCTGGGGTGACAGTGATGTGCGTTCACGTTTGGAGGAGTGGTAGCTCAGACAAAAACTAATTCATGTATTAGTCAGAAAATACCCCACTAATTGTCTTCCTTCTTCGGAAGCTGTAAAACTCTTCTGCAAATTTAGCGGCTGAGACAGTGAAGTTCTCTAGAGCAAACTTCTCAGGAGGCCGTGCACTCCGGGTTGGGTTCATGCGCCGCGTGATCTGTCCCTCCGAGAAGGCCCGCctcactgttttctttctctgaaatcaAGAGCACAGAGACAATTGGGGACTCTCTCGAATAAAAGCCGTCTGGTGGCTGATCACCATATATCAGTATTGGTATAATTATAAGGAGTTCTACTTACAGAAGCTGAGGTTGGGGTTCGTACTGGGAAGAAATCTGGCATCGAGTTCAATTCCGCCAATAACTGGGCAAGCTGAAGttcagaacaaaagaaagaatcttaCAAAAATAGTGCTCGAGGTTTAGGTCATCCAACACCTATCTCAAGTCTTCCATTTTGCTACCATAAGAAACCTAACTTGAATAGTTTATATAACACACAACAGTTATACTTTTAACCTCACATGTAAAGATTGTATCTCCAGACCTGAGATGCTGATGTCATCATTCATATGAATGAACACTAGCCTATTCCTTACATATAAGGACAACACAACACTATGAAAACAGTCCTGGAATGATGAAGACCTGGAGCATGAGGTTCCGATCTCGACTCGGAGGCTAATCCAAGGCGGTGTGACCCTGGGACAATTCATTTTGCACACGTGAGTCTCAAGTTTCAGGatgttcaaaaaagaaaaagctcaacTAGATTATTTCGATGGTTATTTAGAGCTCCAAAAGTCTGATTCTTTAAATAGATTAATTTCTCATCAATCAAAGtaatttatgaagatattcctacaTGAACTAATAATACCAAATAATAGGCATTAATATGCCAGAGAATTTAATTAGGATTCGTTTTAGTTTATACAATTATATGAGTGCCaccaaaaaaatcataaagaaaatagcTTATTTTAAAGATGCAGATGGATACAGTGCTGAAAATTTCCCTTAGCTAAGTAAAAACGTTTCTTAGGATAAAAATAACCCGAAAGTAGGCATTCCATTTTTGTAAGTAATTTATATTAGACATATAAGCTTGCATATACAGTATCACtgcatcattctttttttaaaaggaaaagattaaaaaattaccaaaatgctAAAAGTGATGTGgtagaactattttaaaaaaactgtagaTAAACAATTATGAAGCAAACAATGATTCTCTACAATGATCAGGTTAACAGTAATTGATTACATacagaaaaaccaaatatatgtaaCAAAGATTTCACCTGGTTCCATTCATTTTTCTAATGAAGACATTGTAGAGTGAATTAACACTGTTGAGGTTGTTTTAATTCCTAGACCTCTTCCATTCCTTCAGAAGTCTCAGAACCAGTGCTGGTCACCATAGAAGAGTGGTTCTGTGGTGAAAAACTACCTGCCCAACCTGCTCCTTGCAACTCCTCAGTGGACTTGGTGACATCCCACTTCCCCTGCTTTACTCTGCTGGGAACGGGCCAGTTGTTCAGCCCCTCTCATCCCCAACACAACTATATACTTAGAACTTAGCTTGGTCAACAGTAAGCAGCATTATGGCACCATGTAGGGGctaaaaatggtgctgggaaatctCTTTCTGTTCCCAAACCAGAGCTGATCATGTAATAGTTGCTTTGGGTTCTGGAAAAGTAAAAGGATACACAATACCCAGAGTATATTTTCTTGACAGAAGCCAAAGCAACAGCAGCAGCTATAGGAGCAAAGTGGTTCTGGGAGCCCAGCAACTGCTGCCAGAGCCTGGTGCCAACTCCCAGGACGCCCTCCGTGAAGCCTCACCATGGCTTTGTTCTCCTTGATGTTCATGGTCCTTTTCAGCAAAGCATCTGTCTCCTGGCTCTCATCCCGAGAGTCATCCTCAGACTCAGAGGTAGAATCTTCCCTTTGTATCACCTGTCTACAGCCTTTCTTTCTTccaagaattgtttttttctcattctgtaagCGTGAGCTAGAAAACAACTGCTCGGAAGAACTGTTTTTATCTGGTTTGTTGGCCAGCTTCTTGGTGGGGAACTGAAAGGCTACTCGAAGACCAATACTACTTCTTCTAGACCTGCTTCTTCTAGGGGTAGCCTtatcttcatcttcctcttcctcgCTCACCAAAGATGCTTTGCCATCATCACTCAAATCTGACTCCACGACCTAATAAAATAAGAGCAAGAAAAAGCACAAAGACACTGTTACAGACCCACAAAAAAGACATGCATTTAAAACAACTGACAGCATAtgagaaaaaacatgaaaaatgaaaagcttcCCCTTCATATTATGAGTTCCCTCTGAATTTCCTTTAAATGTGCAAGAAATTGGTTGATGAATAAAATCAGAGAGCAGGCAACCTACTACTGAACTGTGCACCATCATACCCATGACAGAAATGGGTTCCATTCAGAGCATGAGGGCTGTAAGCAAAACACTGACAGGGTGG
This genomic interval from Gorilla gorilla gorilla isolate KB3781 chromosome 6, NHGRI_mGorGor1-v2.1_pri, whole genome shotgun sequence contains the following:
- the CDCA7L gene encoding cell division cycle-associated 7-like protein isoform X2, yielding MELATRYQIPKEVADIFNAPSDDEEFVGFRDDVPMETLSSEESCDSFDSLESGKQQDVRFHSKYFTEELRRIFIEDTDSETEDFAGFTQSDLNGKTNPEVMVVESDLSDDGKASLVSEEEEDEDKATPRRSRSRRSSIGLRVAFQFPTKKLANKPDKNSSSEQLFSSSRLQNEKKTILGRKKGCRQVIQREDSTSESEDDSRDESQETDALLKRTMNIKENKAMLAQLLAELNSMPDFFPVRTPTSASRKKTVRRAFSEGQITRRMNPTRSARPPEKFALENFTVSAAKFAEEFYSFRRRKTISGGKCREYRRRHRISSFRPVEDITEEDLENVAITVRDKIYDKVLGNTCHQCRQKTIDTKTVCRNQGCCGVRGQFCGPCLRNRYGEDVRSALLDPDWVCPPCRGICNCSYCRKRDGRCATGILIHLAKFYGYDNVKEYLESLQKELVEDN
- the CDCA7L gene encoding cell division cycle-associated 7-like protein isoform X1, translated to MNRFIPKEVADIFNAPSDDEEFVGFRDDVPMETLSSEESCDSFDSLESGKQDVRFHSKYFTEELRRIFIEDTDSETEDFAGFTQSDLNGKTNPEVMVVESDLSDDGKASLVSEEEEDEDKATPRRSRSRRSSIGLRVAFQFPTKKLANKPDKNSSSEQLFSSSRLQNEKKTILGRKKGCRQVIQREDSTSESEDDSRDESQETDALLKRTMNIKENKAMLAQLLAELNSMPDFFPVRTPTSASRKKTVRRAFSEGQITRRMNPTRSARPPEKFALENFTVSAAKFAEEFYSFRRRKTISGGKCREYRRRHRISSFRPVEDITEEDLENVAITVRDKIYDKVLGNTCHQCRQKTIDTKTVCRNQGCCGVRGQFCGPCLRNRYGEDVRSALLDPDWVCPPCRGICNCSYCRKRDGRCATGILIHLAKFYGYDNVKEYLESLQKELVEDN
- the CDCA7L gene encoding cell division cycle-associated 7-like protein isoform X6 codes for the protein MELATRYQIPKEVADIFNAPSDDEEFVGFRDDVPMETLSSEESCDSFDSLESGKQVVESDLSDDGKASLVSEEEEDEDKATPRRSRSRRSSIGLRVAFQFPTKKLANKPDKNSSSEQLFSSSRLQNEKKTILGRKKGCRQVIQREDSTSESEDDSRDESQETDALLKRTMNIKENKAMLAQLLAELNSMPDFFPVRTPTSASRKKTVRRAFSEGQITRRMNPTRSARPPEKFALENFTVSAAKFAEEFYSFRRRKTISGGKCREYRRRHRISSFRPVEDITEEDLENVAITVRDKIYDKVLGNTCHQCRQKTIDTKTVCRNQGCCGVRGQFCGPCLRNRYGEDVRSALLDPDWVCPPCRGICNCSYCRKRDGRCATGILIHLAKFYGYDNVKEYLESLQKELVEDN
- the CDCA7L gene encoding cell division cycle-associated 7-like protein isoform X4: MCCVSMNRFIPKEVADIFNAPSDDEEFVGFRDDVPMETLSSEESCDSFDSLESGKQQDVRFHSKYFTEELRRIFIEDTDSETEDFAGFTQSDLNGKTNPEVMVVESDLSDDGKASLVSEEEEDEDKATPRRSRSRRSSIGLRVAFQFPTKKLANKPDKNSSSEQLFSSSRLQNEKKTILGRKKGCRQVIQREDSTSESEDDSRDESQETDALLKRTMNIKENKAMLAQLLAELNSMPDFFPVRTPTSASRKKTVRRAFSEGQITRRMNPTRSARPPEKFALENFTVSAAKFAEEFYSFRRRKTISGGKCREYRRRHRISSFRPVEDITEEDLENVAITVRDKIYDKVLGNTCHQCRQKTIDTKTVCRNQGCCGVRGQFCGPCLRNRYGEDVRSALLDPDWVCPPCRGICNCSYCRKRDGRCATGILIHLAKFYGYDNVKEYLESLQKELVEDN
- the CDCA7L gene encoding cell division cycle-associated 7-like protein isoform X3; this encodes MELATRYQIPKEVADIFNAPSDDEEFVGFRDDVPMETLSSEESCDSFDSLESGKQDVRFHSKYFTEELRRIFIEDTDSETEDFAGFTQSDLNGKTNPEVMVVESDLSDDGKASLVSEEEEDEDKATPRRSRSRRSSIGLRVAFQFPTKKLANKPDKNSSSEQLFSSSRLQNEKKTILGRKKGCRQVIQREDSTSESEDDSRDESQETDALLKRTMNIKENKAMLAQLLAELNSMPDFFPVRTPTSASRKKTVRRAFSEGQITRRMNPTRSARPPEKFALENFTVSAAKFAEEFYSFRRRKTISGGKCREYRRRHRISSFRPVEDITEEDLENVAITVRDKIYDKVLGNTCHQCRQKTIDTKTVCRNQGCCGVRGQFCGPCLRNRYGEDVRSALLDPDWVCPPCRGICNCSYCRKRDGRCATGILIHLAKFYGYDNVKEYLESLQKELVEDN
- the CDCA7L gene encoding cell division cycle-associated 7-like protein isoform X5; translation: MNRFIPKEVADIFNAPSDDEEFVGFRDDVPMETLSSEESCDSFDSLESGKQVVESDLSDDGKASLVSEEEEDEDKATPRRSRSRRSSIGLRVAFQFPTKKLANKPDKNSSSEQLFSSSRLQNEKKTILGRKKGCRQVIQREDSTSESEDDSRDESQETDALLKRTMNIKENKAMLAQLLAELNSMPDFFPVRTPTSASRKKTVRRAFSEGQITRRMNPTRSARPPEKFALENFTVSAAKFAEEFYSFRRRKTISGGKCREYRRRHRISSFRPVEDITEEDLENVAITVRDKIYDKVLGNTCHQCRQKTIDTKTVCRNQGCCGVRGQFCGPCLRNRYGEDVRSALLDPDWVCPPCRGICNCSYCRKRDGRCATGILIHLAKFYGYDNVKEYLESLQKELVEDN